The Schistocerca nitens isolate TAMUIC-IGC-003100 chromosome 12, iqSchNite1.1, whole genome shotgun sequence genome has a window encoding:
- the LOC126214895 gene encoding uncharacterized protein LOC126214895, translating to MFRAVHELSNKDIFVNVQRIGILIIWEERPVKEKLLMYKNYYVPIVTYDGETWTMTERDWSRLQAEEIKFLIAVKGKTRKDRVKIVEIRKDFKQESMREEIERKRFRWYGHVKRMHVQGLHKIMEKLKMDGKRPRGRPRTRWKMGVRISIERRAGSSVDEDWMSAKSIETKVRQTFIGGR from the exons ATGTTCAGAGCAGTTCATGAACTATCAAATAAAGATATTTTTGTCAATGTGCAAAGAATTGGCATACTAATAATCTGGGAAGAACGACCCGTGAA agaaaaactccttatgtataagaattattacgtccctattgtcacctatgatggagaaacatggacaatgacagaaagggactggagcagactgcaagcagaggaaatcaaatttctcatagcagttaagggaaaaacaagaaaggACCGAGTAAAgattgtagagattagaaaggacttcaaacaagaaagtatgagagaagaaattgaaagaaagagatttagatggtatgggcatgttaagaggatgcatgtgcAGGGACTccacaaaattatggaaaaactaaagatggatgggaaaagacctagagggcgtccaagaacacggtggaaaatgggagtgagaatatcaatagaaaggagag caggcagttcagtaGACGAGGACTGGATGTCTGCTAAATCGATAGAGACGAAAGTTAGACAAACGTTTATAGGAGGAAGGTGA